A single Streptomyces sannanensis DNA region contains:
- a CDS encoding VOC family protein codes for MGSKTKVRVPCVPAVPCWVSLMAHDLDRAQAFYGPLLGWDFEPAPDRLGPYVRAVVGDGIEVAGLSMNTTQWQGPVVWTTYFGTEDVAAVAARVRERGGTMAVGPLAFEAGRLGLAADPAGAVFGFWEAESGRPLFHRTPGAPVWIELRTPDPFAAALFYGEVFAWDGRPVEHFEARYEHERVVLRAEGHDVAALAKGEPGRASWEVFFSVTDTEAVAEEAVRLGGEMVREPHDTPYGRVAQLRDAEGGRFSVIRQTENRT; via the coding sequence ATGGGCAGCAAGACGAAGGTCAGGGTGCCGTGCGTGCCCGCGGTGCCGTGCTGGGTCAGCCTGATGGCACATGATCTCGACCGGGCTCAGGCGTTCTACGGTCCCTTGCTGGGCTGGGACTTCGAGCCGGCTCCTGACCGCCTTGGTCCCTATGTACGGGCGGTGGTGGGCGACGGAATCGAGGTGGCGGGTCTGAGCATGAACACCACGCAGTGGCAGGGCCCGGTGGTGTGGACCACGTACTTCGGCACCGAGGACGTGGCCGCCGTCGCCGCACGCGTGCGGGAACGCGGCGGGACGATGGCGGTGGGGCCGCTGGCCTTCGAGGCCGGGCGCCTCGGGCTGGCTGCCGATCCCGCAGGAGCGGTGTTCGGCTTCTGGGAGGCCGAGAGCGGCCGTCCCCTCTTCCACCGGACGCCCGGCGCCCCGGTGTGGATCGAGCTGCGGACTCCGGACCCGTTCGCGGCCGCGCTGTTCTACGGGGAGGTCTTCGCCTGGGACGGACGGCCCGTGGAACACTTCGAGGCGCGTTACGAGCACGAACGGGTGGTGCTGCGTGCCGAGGGACACGACGTCGCCGCACTGGCCAAGGGGGAGCCGGGCCGGGCCTCGTGGGAGGTGTTCTTCTCGGTCACCGACACCGAGGCGGTCGCCGAGGAGGCCGTGCGCCTGGGCGGCGAGATGGTGCGGGAGCCGCACGACACTCCGTACGGGCGGGTCGCGCAGCTCCGGGACGCCGAGGGCGGCCGGTTCTCCGTGATCCGTCAGACCGAGAACAGGACATAG
- a CDS encoding histidine phosphatase family protein yields the protein MKRHPARRLIVLRHAKSAWPDDIADHERPLAPRGRRDAPAVGRWLEKHGLLPDLVVCSTARRTRETWEGASGELGGAPVVSYDERVYGATVSELLDVVRETPDEYRTLLLIGHNPGAQDFVLELAGDADEGSLADVRAKFPTSALAVLSVDVLWQDLAPHGARLTRFAAPRGT from the coding sequence ATGAAGCGCCACCCGGCCCGGAGACTGATCGTCCTCCGCCACGCCAAGTCCGCCTGGCCCGACGACATCGCCGACCATGAACGCCCCCTGGCTCCGCGCGGCCGGCGCGATGCGCCGGCGGTGGGGCGCTGGCTCGAGAAGCACGGCCTCCTGCCGGATCTCGTGGTGTGCTCGACGGCTCGCCGCACCCGCGAGACATGGGAAGGCGCCTCCGGCGAACTCGGCGGAGCACCGGTGGTGTCGTACGACGAGCGGGTGTACGGGGCGACCGTCTCCGAACTGCTCGACGTCGTACGGGAGACCCCCGACGAGTACCGCACCCTGCTGCTGATCGGGCACAACCCCGGCGCACAGGACTTCGTGCTGGAGCTCGCCGGTGACGCCGACGAGGGCTCCCTGGCCGACGTGAGGGCGAAGTTCCCGACATCCGCCCTCGCGGTGCTGTCCGTGGACGTGCTCTGGCAGGACCTCGCGCCGCACGGCGCGAGACTGACCCGCTTCGCGGCGCCGCGCGGCACATGA
- a CDS encoding tyrosinase family protein yields MVYIRKNQRHLTRAEKKAFVAAVLELKRRGRYDDFVRLHIDFYVADGDGGLRVAHMTPSFLPWHRKYLLEFERALQSVDPAVSIPYWDWTTDNTPAASLWGEDFLGGNGRRTDRQVMTGPFAYAGGNWEIRASLTEDRFLTRDLGRPANPLELPTKEEVAWATDDPVYDAPPWDSTSTTGFRNKLEGWTSGSGNDKWRNHNRVHRWVGGHMLTGASVNDPVFWLHHAFVDLIWSRWQNRYPKSEPYLPKKPPPSGDPQHGRVAARDEPMPPWGVKPSEIFDHHGIYRYAT; encoded by the coding sequence ATGGTCTACATCCGTAAGAATCAACGCCATCTGACAAGAGCGGAGAAGAAGGCATTCGTCGCCGCCGTTCTCGAACTCAAGCGCCGGGGGCGCTACGACGACTTCGTCCGCCTGCATATCGACTTCTACGTCGCCGACGGCGACGGAGGTCTGCGGGTCGCCCATATGACGCCCTCGTTCCTGCCCTGGCACCGTAAGTACCTGCTGGAGTTCGAGCGGGCGCTGCAGAGTGTGGATCCCGCGGTCTCCATCCCGTACTGGGACTGGACGACGGACAACACTCCCGCCGCGTCCCTGTGGGGCGAGGACTTCCTCGGCGGCAACGGCCGGCGGACAGACCGTCAGGTGATGACCGGACCCTTCGCGTATGCCGGGGGCAACTGGGAGATCCGCGCGAGCCTGACGGAGGACAGGTTCCTCACACGGGACCTCGGACGCCCGGCCAACCCCCTCGAGCTGCCGACGAAGGAGGAAGTGGCCTGGGCGACGGACGATCCCGTGTACGACGCACCCCCCTGGGACTCCACCTCGACCACAGGCTTCCGGAACAAACTGGAGGGGTGGACATCGGGCAGCGGCAATGACAAATGGCGCAACCACAACCGGGTCCACCGCTGGGTGGGCGGCCATATGCTCACGGGAGCGTCGGTCAACGACCCGGTGTTCTGGCTCCACCATGCCTTCGTCGACCTCATCTGGTCACGGTGGCAGAACAGGTACCCCAAGTCGGAGCCGTACCTGCCGAAGAAGCCGCCGCCGTCCGGGGATCCGCAGCACGGGCGCGTCGCCGCCCGCGACGAACCGATGCCGCCGTGGGGTGTGAAGCCGTCCGAGATCTTCGACCATCACGGGATCTACCGTTACGCCACATAG
- a CDS encoding YeiH family protein: MVLTGSRTRPVTAHRKPPVPRSAPGLALAAAGVGAAWLVHTAVPAVPMLTAAVVLGIAAAHTPWLRVRVRGGCRPGLSLAAKRLMRIGIVLLGLKLSLGDVLGLGWSTVAMVLAVVAATLWGTWWLGRRLGLPGGRPLLIASGYAICGASAIGAVSAVHDSEEDDVVTSVALVTLCGTLAIAVLPLLHGPLGLSDVQFGRWVGASVHDVGQVVATAQTAGPGALGEAVLVKLIRVALLAPLVAALAVTARRRGRTARAAGRPPIIPLFVAGFLAMVALRTTGVLPDPVLSAAGTAQELLLAAALFGLGSAVHLPSLTRTGLRVATLGLTAWVIVAAASYAGVLLTT; encoded by the coding sequence ATGGTGCTCACCGGCTCACGCACCCGTCCTGTGACGGCACACCGCAAGCCGCCCGTCCCGCGCAGTGCTCCCGGGCTCGCGCTGGCCGCCGCCGGGGTCGGTGCTGCATGGCTCGTCCACACGGCCGTCCCCGCGGTGCCGATGCTCACCGCCGCGGTCGTGCTGGGCATCGCCGCCGCGCACACCCCCTGGCTGCGCGTGCGGGTGCGCGGCGGCTGCCGCCCCGGCCTGTCCCTCGCCGCCAAGCGGCTGATGCGGATCGGGATCGTCCTGCTCGGCCTGAAACTGAGCCTGGGGGATGTGCTGGGGCTCGGCTGGTCGACCGTCGCGATGGTGCTGGCCGTGGTGGCCGCGACCCTCTGGGGCACCTGGTGGCTGGGTCGGCGGCTGGGGCTGCCCGGCGGCCGGCCGTTGCTGATCGCCTCCGGGTACGCCATCTGCGGGGCGTCCGCCATCGGCGCGGTGAGCGCCGTCCACGACAGCGAGGAGGACGACGTCGTCACCTCGGTCGCCCTGGTGACCCTGTGCGGCACGCTGGCCATCGCCGTACTGCCCTTGCTGCACGGCCCGCTGGGCCTGTCCGACGTCCAGTTCGGACGCTGGGTGGGCGCGAGCGTCCACGACGTCGGCCAGGTGGTGGCCACCGCCCAGACCGCCGGGCCCGGCGCGCTGGGCGAGGCCGTGCTGGTCAAACTCATACGCGTGGCCCTGCTTGCCCCGCTGGTCGCGGCCCTCGCGGTGACAGCCCGCCGACGTGGCCGCACAGCCCGAGCCGCCGGACGCCCGCCGATCATCCCCCTGTTCGTCGCGGGTTTCCTCGCCATGGTCGCCCTCCGCACCACCGGAGTGCTTCCCGACCCGGTGCTGTCGGCCGCCGGGACAGCGCAGGAACTGCTGCTCGCGGCCGCCCTCTTCGGCCTCGGGAGCGCCGTCCATCTGCCCTCCCTGACCCGTACCGGATTGCGCGTCGCGACGCTCGGCCTCACCGCCTGGGTGATCGTCGCCGCTGCGTCCTACGCGGGCGTCCTGCTGACGACATAG
- the frdD gene encoding fumarate reductase subunit FrdD codes for MTRRSPESLLWLLFSAGGTAAALLVPVLLFLFGVAFPLGWIPDPGYTHLLSVLRHPVAKVILFGLCVLCLFHWAHRFRYTLYDGLQLKPLSKTINLFCYGGAAAGSVAAGYVLFSV; via the coding sequence ATGACCAGGAGATCACCGGAATCCCTGCTGTGGCTGTTGTTCAGCGCGGGCGGCACGGCGGCCGCCCTGCTGGTCCCCGTCCTGCTGTTCCTGTTCGGCGTGGCCTTCCCGCTGGGCTGGATCCCGGACCCCGGGTATACGCATCTGCTCTCGGTGCTGCGGCACCCCGTCGCCAAGGTGATCCTTTTCGGTCTGTGCGTGCTGTGCCTGTTCCACTGGGCACATCGTTTCCGCTACACCCTCTACGACGGACTGCAGCTCAAGCCACTGAGCAAGACGATCAACCTGTTCTGCTACGGCGGCGCGGCAGCCGGATCGGTCGCGGCGGGCTATGTCCTGTTCTCGGTCTGA
- a CDS encoding succinate dehydrogenase/fumarate reductase iron-sulfur subunit, producing MTDTDKDRITLQVARYRPEQETEPTWQSYEVPLRKEWTVLDGLNHIKDHLDGTLSYRWSCRMGICGSCGMTVDGEPQLSCAAFLTDSAPGPVRVEPLGNFPVIRDLVVEIGDFMNKLTEVKPWIIRPEDKPPDEGEYLQTPDEMDEFKQYSMCINCMLCYAACPVYALDPEFLGPAAIALAQRYNLDSRDAGAADRRNVLDSAKGVWACTLVGECSTACPKDVDPAGAIQRYKLTAATRSLRELLWPWGAR from the coding sequence ATGACGGACACGGACAAGGACCGGATCACCCTCCAGGTGGCCCGCTACCGGCCGGAACAGGAGACCGAACCGACCTGGCAGTCGTACGAGGTGCCCCTGCGCAAGGAGTGGACGGTCCTCGACGGGCTCAACCACATCAAGGACCATCTGGACGGCACGCTCTCCTATCGCTGGTCCTGCCGGATGGGCATCTGCGGCAGCTGCGGCATGACCGTCGACGGTGAGCCCCAGCTGAGTTGTGCCGCCTTCCTGACGGACTCGGCGCCGGGGCCGGTGCGTGTCGAGCCGCTGGGCAACTTTCCCGTCATCCGCGATCTTGTCGTCGAGATCGGCGACTTCATGAACAAGCTGACCGAGGTCAAGCCCTGGATCATCCGCCCCGAGGACAAGCCGCCCGACGAGGGCGAATATCTTCAGACCCCGGACGAGATGGACGAATTCAAGCAGTACAGCATGTGCATCAACTGCATGCTCTGCTACGCGGCCTGCCCGGTGTACGCGCTCGATCCCGAGTTCCTCGGGCCGGCCGCCATCGCTCTCGCCCAGCGCTACAACCTCGACTCACGTGACGCGGGAGCCGCCGACCGGCGGAACGTCCTCGACTCCGCCAAGGGCGTATGGGCCTGCACCCTGGTCGGCGAGTGCAGCACGGCCTGCCCCAAGGACGTCGACCCGGCCGGGGCCATCCAGCGCTACAAGCTCACAGCGGCCACGCGATCGCTCCGAGAACTCCTCTGGCCATGGGGGGCGCGATGA
- a CDS encoding cysteine dioxygenase family protein encodes MTSPIAATPTAPRTTRRLGALVDEIREAVGRGLPPELTAYLVGERLAPYLGAEDLLTEEQCQGDPERYRQHILHAERDGSFSVVALVWLPGQATSVHDHVSWCVTGVHRGEESERRYRLVPDGTTARLVATEDVVNRRGDVAAFAPPGDIHRVRNAGTCTAQSLHIYGADISRLGTSVRRVYELPADR; translated from the coding sequence ATGACCTCTCCGATCGCGGCCACGCCCACCGCCCCCCGGACCACCCGACGCCTCGGCGCGCTCGTGGACGAGATACGCGAGGCGGTGGGGCGGGGGCTGCCACCGGAACTGACCGCCTATCTGGTGGGTGAGCGGCTGGCTCCGTACCTCGGCGCGGAGGATCTGCTCACCGAGGAGCAGTGCCAGGGGGACCCCGAGCGCTACCGCCAGCACATTCTGCACGCCGAGCGGGACGGCAGCTTCTCCGTGGTGGCGCTGGTCTGGCTGCCGGGGCAGGCGACTTCGGTCCACGACCACGTCTCCTGGTGTGTGACCGGCGTCCACCGGGGTGAGGAGAGCGAGCGGCGCTACCGGCTGGTCCCGGACGGTACGACGGCCCGTCTGGTCGCCACCGAGGACGTGGTGAACCGTCGGGGCGACGTGGCGGCGTTCGCGCCGCCCGGCGACATCCACCGGGTGCGGAACGCCGGCACGTGCACGGCCCAGTCCCTGCACATCTACGGCGCAGACATCTCCCGTCTGGGCACCAGCGTCCGGCGTGTGTACGAACTGCCGGCCGACCGGTGA
- a CDS encoding chaplin, with product MSRIAKTAAVIAGTSAVVISCAGLATADSGAYGGTAGSPGVVSGNNAQVPVHIPINICGNTVNVVGLLNPAFGSFCENQGGSTAVPVNTGEPAEPKPTEPKPTEPKPTEPKPAEPKPTEPKPTEPKPAEPKPTEPKPAEPKPAEPKPTEPKPAEPKPAEPKPTEPGGYGD from the coding sequence ATGTCTCGCATCGCGAAGACAGCCGCCGTAATCGCAGGCACGAGCGCCGTTGTGATCAGCTGTGCCGGTCTGGCCACCGCGGATTCAGGAGCCTACGGCGGCACCGCGGGCTCGCCCGGAGTCGTCTCCGGCAACAACGCCCAGGTCCCGGTGCACATCCCGATCAACATCTGCGGCAACACCGTGAACGTCGTCGGCCTGCTGAACCCGGCCTTCGGCAGCTTCTGCGAGAACCAGGGCGGCAGCACCGCTGTCCCGGTCAACACGGGTGAGCCCGCCGAGCCCAAGCCGACCGAGCCGAAGCCGACCGAGCCGAAGCCGACCGAGCCCAAGCCCGCCGAGCCCAAGCCGACCGAGCCCAAGCCGACCGAGCCCAAGCCCGCCGAGCCCAAGCCGACCGAGCCCAAGCCCGCCGAGCCCAAGCCCGCCGAGCCCAAGCCGACCGAGCCCAAGCCCGCCGAGCCCAAGCCCGCCGAGCCCAAGCCGACCGAGCCGGGCGGCTACGGCGACTGA
- a CDS encoding MFS transporter, translating into MRNPLAGARSFDRSVRLLMVNQFTINLGFYMLMPYLAQHLAGTLGLAAWTVGLILGVRNFSQQGMFFFGGTLADRFGYKPMIITGLMLRIVGFAVLGLVDSLPALLAASAATGLAGALFNPAVRAYLAHGAGERRVEAFALFNVFYQAGILLGPLFGVVLTGIGFRLTCLVAAGVFAVLSAVQVRALPARTPVARDDRSLTSVLSQWRTVVVNRPFLLFSVAMIGSYALSFQVYLALPLEVRRVAGDEQAGTVGIGVVFAVSGLVTILGQTRLTAWCRQHLGAGRSLVAGLAALGAAFLPPLAATTIAVPPQGPARWMVAVVPPLLSALLLTLGTMLAYPFEMDTIVALAQDRYVATHYGLYNTICGIGITAGNLLTGAALDAARSIGAPALPWAALAALGGGCALAVLGLHRTGRLAPAPPGPRPAPA; encoded by the coding sequence GTGAGGAATCCTCTTGCCGGTGCGCGCTCCTTCGACCGCAGCGTGCGGTTGCTGATGGTCAATCAGTTCACCATCAATCTCGGCTTCTACATGCTCATGCCCTATCTCGCCCAGCACCTGGCCGGGACACTCGGACTCGCCGCCTGGACGGTCGGCCTCATCCTGGGCGTACGCAACTTCAGCCAGCAGGGGATGTTCTTCTTCGGCGGCACGCTCGCCGACCGATTCGGCTACAAGCCGATGATCATCACCGGTCTGATGCTGCGCATCGTCGGATTCGCGGTGCTGGGGCTCGTCGACTCGCTGCCCGCGCTGCTGGCCGCCTCGGCAGCCACCGGGCTGGCTGGAGCGCTGTTCAACCCCGCGGTGCGCGCCTATCTGGCCCATGGCGCCGGTGAACGGCGGGTCGAGGCGTTCGCGCTGTTCAACGTCTTCTACCAGGCCGGGATCCTGCTCGGGCCGCTGTTCGGCGTGGTGCTCACCGGGATCGGCTTCCGGCTGACCTGCCTGGTGGCCGCCGGTGTGTTCGCCGTGCTGTCGGCCGTACAGGTGCGGGCCCTGCCGGCCCGTACTCCGGTGGCCCGGGACGACAGGTCCCTGACCTCGGTGCTGTCGCAGTGGCGCACAGTGGTGGTCAACCGGCCGTTCCTGCTCTTCTCGGTCGCGATGATCGGCTCGTATGCGCTGTCCTTCCAGGTGTATCTGGCCCTCCCGCTCGAAGTCCGGCGGGTGGCCGGGGACGAGCAGGCCGGCACCGTGGGGATCGGGGTGGTGTTCGCCGTCTCGGGTCTGGTCACGATCCTCGGCCAGACCCGGCTGACTGCCTGGTGCAGACAACACCTCGGTGCGGGCAGGTCGCTGGTGGCCGGGCTCGCCGCACTGGGCGCGGCGTTCCTGCCGCCGCTCGCGGCCACCACGATTGCGGTGCCCCCGCAGGGCCCCGCCCGCTGGATGGTCGCGGTCGTGCCTCCGCTGTTGTCGGCGCTGCTGCTGACCCTGGGGACCATGCTCGCCTATCCGTTCGAGATGGACACGATCGTGGCTCTCGCCCAGGATCGTTACGTCGCCACGCACTACGGCCTCTACAACACCATCTGCGGCATCGGGATCACCGCCGGGAACCTGCTGACCGGTGCGGCTCTGGACGCGGCCCGTTCGATCGGGGCACCGGCCCTGCCCTGGGCGGCGCTCGCCGCCCTCGGCGGCGGTTGCGCGCTGGCCGTGCTCGGCCTGCACCGCACCGGCCGTCTCGCCCCGGCCCCGCCCGGGCCCCGGCCCGCGCCCGCCTGA
- a CDS encoding peptidoglycan-binding domain-containing protein, producing MAAGISENDGVPTGGHAEWNTEQTDGSTVRPLIGIADGGPDEADLGLFATQQFADGTAEIPRQSPDPYEPRPAGTGGPGRRRRAKRRTRKGLVVAVAVVAAVVTAGIVGLADGTPSDKVRDDLSAPDDGSAVPGLLMPSHEASGADATRTAAPTASHTSGAAASPGSSPSPQTSSGLPSVPATPAATGSPGAGSPSRPGSPSSPARDNGDDGPVADGTVLKPGYRGSEVVELQERLRQVGLYDGPSDGKYDGGVKSAVQRYQQGYQVTGDETGFYGPNTRRSLESRTSGS from the coding sequence GTGGCTGCAGGGATATCGGAGAACGACGGGGTGCCGACCGGGGGCCACGCGGAGTGGAACACCGAGCAGACGGACGGCTCGACGGTCAGGCCGTTGATCGGGATCGCGGACGGCGGACCGGACGAGGCGGACCTCGGCCTGTTTGCGACGCAGCAGTTCGCAGACGGAACCGCGGAGATCCCTCGGCAGTCCCCGGATCCGTACGAGCCGCGACCGGCCGGAACCGGCGGCCCCGGCCGCAGGCGTCGTGCCAAGCGCCGCACCCGCAAAGGTCTGGTCGTGGCCGTCGCCGTCGTCGCAGCCGTTGTGACAGCGGGCATCGTCGGCCTGGCCGACGGGACGCCGAGCGACAAGGTCCGGGACGATCTGTCGGCCCCCGACGACGGCAGCGCCGTGCCGGGACTGCTGATGCCCTCGCACGAGGCATCCGGTGCCGACGCGACCCGCACAGCCGCGCCCACCGCCTCGCACACCTCCGGTGCCGCCGCCTCGCCCGGTTCGAGTCCGTCGCCGCAGACTTCCTCCGGCTTGCCGTCCGTGCCGGCCACCCCCGCCGCGACCGGGTCGCCCGGGGCGGGCAGTCCGAGCCGGCCGGGCAGTCCGAGCAGCCCGGCCCGGGACAATGGTGATGACGGCCCTGTCGCCGACGGGACGGTCCTCAAGCCCGGCTACCGTGGCTCCGAGGTGGTCGAGTTGCAGGAGCGGCTGCGGCAGGTCGGCCTCTACGACGGGCCCTCGGACGGCAAATACGACGGCGGTGTGAAGTCCGCCGTGCAGCGTTACCAGCAGGGCTACCAGGTGACAGGTGACGAAACGGGCTTCTACGGGCCGAACACCCGCCGCTCGCTGGAGTCCCGGACCTCCGGGTCCTGA
- a CDS encoding serine protease, translating into MPKRSPVATRPEQIFADLRDVARRVRIALSEEMAESAEELPHDAAPARQVGHFAQLERARVLAAGVSGLDKLADGRADRMSDEEYFGVEAVVLFEGRPAIPIQGRDFAPQQGDWSVLNVHRAAIRESIGRVGRIEVTGHPGLDWAGTAFLVGPEAVMTNRHVAVEFARADGNGGWTFREGISARVDTAEEVGGEPGDGPPEFDITDVLGIHQDVDMALLRVAPASGTNPLPTPLAVAAEPPADVAGRRVYLIGYPAWDGRRNEPESMRRIFMDVYNVKRLQPGTATELVPDRLVVKHDCSTLGSNSGSPVIDLTDHRVLGLHFGGRYRVGNFAVPLWQLVDDPLLRRARVNFV; encoded by the coding sequence ATGCCGAAGAGGTCACCCGTGGCGACCCGCCCCGAGCAGATCTTCGCGGACCTGCGCGACGTCGCCCGGCGTGTGCGTATCGCCCTGTCCGAGGAGATGGCCGAATCCGCGGAGGAACTTCCCCATGACGCGGCCCCCGCCCGGCAGGTCGGCCACTTCGCCCAACTGGAACGGGCCCGGGTGCTGGCGGCCGGCGTCAGCGGACTCGACAAACTGGCCGACGGCCGGGCGGACCGGATGAGCGACGAAGAGTACTTCGGGGTCGAGGCCGTCGTGCTGTTCGAGGGCAGACCCGCCATCCCGATCCAGGGCCGTGACTTCGCACCGCAGCAGGGCGACTGGTCGGTGCTGAACGTCCACCGGGCCGCCATCCGGGAATCGATCGGCCGGGTCGGCCGGATCGAGGTCACGGGGCACCCCGGCCTGGACTGGGCCGGTACCGCCTTCCTCGTCGGTCCCGAAGCCGTCATGACGAACCGTCATGTCGCTGTGGAGTTCGCGCGGGCCGACGGAAACGGCGGCTGGACCTTCCGGGAGGGCATCAGCGCCCGGGTCGACACGGCCGAGGAGGTCGGCGGCGAACCGGGCGACGGCCCGCCGGAGTTCGACATCACCGACGTGCTCGGCATCCACCAGGACGTCGACATGGCACTGCTCCGCGTCGCCCCGGCATCCGGCACCAACCCGCTGCCCACCCCGCTGGCCGTGGCTGCCGAGCCGCCAGCCGATGTCGCCGGGCGCCGGGTGTATCTCATCGGCTACCCCGCGTGGGACGGTCGTCGCAATGAACCGGAGTCCATGCGCAGGATCTTCATGGACGTCTACAACGTGAAACGCCTCCAGCCCGGCACCGCGACCGAGCTGGTGCCGGACCGGCTCGTCGTCAAGCACGACTGCTCCACCCTGGGCAGCAACAGCGGTTCCCCCGTCATCGACCTCACCGACCACCGCGTCCTCGGTCTCCACTTCGGCGGCCGCTATCGCGTCGGCAACTTCGCCGTACCGCTGTGGCAGCTGGTGGACGATCCGCTGCTGCGCCGCGCCCGGGTCAACTTCGTCTGA
- a CDS encoding tyrosinase family oxidase copper chaperone: MISAVPGGYGNHASARVGRSVGLLSRRAALRTLFVCGVVSGTGATLAPVVASPTGIPSGAFDEMYRGRRIRGVYCEGRIDVTVDGRPLHLMRRADGGYLSMVDHYESHPTPLAATRAAVDELGTAQLSAGPAHRPWPRESRNGLHP; this comes from the coding sequence ATGATCAGCGCTGTGCCGGGCGGATACGGGAACCACGCCTCGGCCCGGGTCGGGCGGTCGGTCGGTCTCCTCTCGCGCCGGGCGGCGCTGCGGACGCTGTTCGTCTGCGGCGTCGTGTCCGGCACCGGCGCGACCCTCGCCCCGGTCGTAGCCTCGCCCACGGGCATCCCGAGCGGTGCGTTCGACGAGATGTACCGGGGCCGTCGCATCCGCGGCGTGTACTGCGAGGGTCGCATCGACGTCACCGTCGACGGACGGCCCCTGCATCTCATGCGGCGCGCGGACGGCGGCTACCTCAGCATGGTGGACCACTACGAGTCGCATCCGACGCCGCTCGCCGCGACCCGCGCGGCGGTGGACGAACTGGGCACCGCTCAGCTGTCGGCCGGCCCCGCCCACCGCCCCTGGCCACGAGAGAGCCGCAATGGTCTACATCCGTAA
- a CDS encoding PLP-dependent cysteine synthase family protein, with the protein MNRPTINDVTSVGSGLPGLVGDTPLLRVSEPLTPAGRGFWAKLEGFNPGGIKDRPALHMVERARARGELRPGGTIIESTSGTLGLGLALAGMVYGHPVILVTDPGLEPSMAQLLRAYGARVDIVTEPHPGGGWQQARRDRVAQLRERHPGSWCPDQYGNPDNVAAYTALALELATELRHVDVLVCSVGTGGHSAGIFRVLRQFCPELKLVGVDTVGSIIFGQPARSRLMRGLGSSIHPRNVAHGHFSEVHWVAPAEAVWTCRRLAASHYATGGWSVGAVALVAGWLARTLSADTRIVAVFPDGPQRYLGTVYDDEYCAGHGLLEGPPATEPEVIGRPDEKEVTCWTRCTTVVDPVAVASGSGVRR; encoded by the coding sequence ATGAATCGTCCGACGATCAATGACGTCACCTCCGTCGGTTCCGGACTCCCCGGACTGGTCGGGGACACCCCGCTGCTGAGGGTGTCGGAGCCCCTCACCCCGGCCGGCCGCGGCTTTTGGGCCAAGTTGGAGGGCTTCAACCCCGGAGGCATCAAGGACCGGCCCGCCCTGCACATGGTCGAACGGGCCCGTGCCCGCGGCGAACTGCGCCCCGGCGGGACGATCATCGAGTCCACCAGCGGAACGCTCGGCCTGGGCCTGGCCCTGGCCGGCATGGTCTACGGCCATCCGGTCATCCTGGTCACGGATCCGGGCCTCGAACCGTCCATGGCCCAGCTGCTGAGGGCGTACGGCGCCCGGGTCGACATCGTCACCGAACCGCACCCGGGCGGCGGCTGGCAGCAGGCCCGCCGCGACCGAGTGGCCCAACTGCGCGAGCGGCACCCCGGCTCCTGGTGTCCCGACCAGTACGGCAACCCCGACAACGTCGCCGCCTACACCGCGCTGGCCCTGGAACTCGCCACGGAACTGCGCCATGTCGACGTCCTGGTGTGCAGCGTCGGCACCGGCGGCCATTCCGCGGGCATCTTCCGCGTACTGCGCCAGTTCTGTCCCGAGTTGAAGCTGGTCGGCGTCGACACCGTCGGCTCCATCATCTTCGGGCAGCCCGCCCGCTCCCGGCTGATGCGCGGCCTGGGGTCGAGCATCCATCCGCGCAACGTCGCCCACGGTCACTTCTCCGAGGTGCACTGGGTGGCCCCGGCCGAGGCCGTGTGGACCTGCCGTCGGCTGGCCGCCTCCCACTACGCCACCGGCGGTTGGAGTGTGGGCGCGGTCGCCCTGGTGGCCGGCTGGCTGGCCCGTACACTGTCGGCCGACACCCGTATCGTGGCGGTCTTCCCCGACGGGCCGCAGCGCTATCTGGGCACCGTGTACGACGACGAGTACTGCGCCGGCCACGGCCTGCTCGAAGGCCCGCCGGCCACGGAACCCGAGGTGATCGGCCGTCCCGACGAGAAGGAAGTCACCTGCTGGACGCGGTGCACGACGGTCGTCGACCCGGTCGCCGTCGCCTCCGGGAGCGGGGTGCGGCGGTGA
- a CDS encoding anti-sigma factor antagonist, whose translation MTIESRYTAEQDLGILSVAGHLGRDAASRFTGAVGRVLARGTGPVIVDLSGLRGWSVEGQPAIADAARRLAGHERALELAGIPADGSVVPDRGCPSIPVHSDLATALAVHAAR comes from the coding sequence ATGACCATAGAGTCGCGCTACACCGCCGAGCAGGATCTCGGCATCCTCTCCGTCGCCGGACACCTCGGCAGGGATGCCGCATCCCGCTTCACCGGCGCCGTCGGCCGGGTCCTGGCCCGCGGCACCGGGCCGGTGATCGTCGATCTCAGCGGACTGCGCGGCTGGTCCGTGGAAGGGCAGCCGGCCATTGCCGACGCCGCCCGCCGACTCGCCGGGCACGAGCGTGCCCTGGAACTGGCCGGCATCCCGGCCGACGGTTCCGTCGTCCCCGACCGCGGATGCCCGTCCATCCCGGTCCACTCCGACCTGGCCACCGCGCTCGCCGTCCACGCGGCGCGGTGA